In Zea mays cultivar B73 chromosome 7, Zm-B73-REFERENCE-NAM-5.0, whole genome shotgun sequence, the following proteins share a genomic window:
- the LOC103633000 gene encoding UPF0664 stress-induced protein C29B12.11c codes for MAENPQLFGNGMPVPFYGEMFVLVRDGVEFHVDKIPSAPGGHVKTKGTIYLSNIRMVFVASKPVGNFFAFDMPLLFVHGEKFNQPIFHCNNISGFVEPVVPDNQNRALYSTHTFKILFKEGGCGTFVPLFLNLTASVRRYNEFEAQSAANMAPRVDPLQAVQTPVDDMMRHAYVDPNDPTKIYLQQPAPESQLRRRNYHGPADAN; via the exons ATGGCGGAGAACCCGCAGCTGTTTGGGAACGGGATGCCGGTGCCGTTCTACGGCGAGATGTTCGTCCTCGTCCGGGACGGCGTCGAGTTCCACGTCGACAAGATCCCGTC AGCTCCTGGAGGTCATGTGAAAACAAAAGGCACAATTTACCTGTCCAATATAAGGATGGTGTTTGTTGCCAGCAAGCCTGTTGGCAACTTCTTTGCTTTTGATATGCCACTG TTGTTTGTGCATGGTGAGAAGTTCAATCAGCCCATATTTCACTGCAACAACATCTCTGGATTCGTTGAACCA GTCGTTCCAGACAATCAGAACAGGGCCCTGTACTCAACTCACACCTTCAAGATCTTGTTCAAGGAAGGCGGCTGTGGTACTTTCGTTCCTCTCTTCCTTAACCTGACTGCATCTGTGCGGCGCTACAATGAGTTTGAAGCCCAGTCTGCTGCTAACATGGCACCGCGTGTGGATCCTCTGCAAGCTGTGCAGACTCCTGTCGATGATATGATGCGTCATGC GTATGTTGACCCAAATGATCCTACCAAGATTTACCTTCAGCAACCTGCCCCAGAATCGCAGCTGAGGAGGAGAAACTACCACGGCCCAGCTGATGCGAATTAG